A stretch of the Gossypium hirsutum isolate 1008001.06 chromosome D07, Gossypium_hirsutum_v2.1, whole genome shotgun sequence genome encodes the following:
- the LOC107954328 gene encoding AT-hook motif nuclear-localized protein 17, whose product MADYGVAISLSQAHTSDGDSSEHSPRSVPRLSASGGGGSKSKTPSNKIVTLDYHHRTPSSSDNTGRKPRGRPPGSKNKPKPPIVITRDSNSTMKPVILEISAGSDIIDAIISFARTHSVGVSIISATGSVSNVTLCHPVSHAPALSLHGPFSLLSLSGSFIASSTLSSNKTSQSSSLSTSPSPSLSSSGSFGVTLAGAQGQVFGGKVGGKVMAATLVIVAAATFVNPEFHMLPGEGDNKDHNQESKPSTHGCVAGGVTESCTSTGLSMPVYGVSSPTPLNFQIPPDVMPWGPSSRPY is encoded by the coding sequence ATGGCGGACTATGGCGTAGCAATCTCTCTTTCTCAAGCTCACACCTCCGACGGTGACTCGTCCGAGCACAGCCCTCGAAGTGTCCCTAGACTCTCCGCCTCTGGCGGAGGCGGTTCCAAGTCTAAAACTCCTTCCAACAAGATTGTTACCCTTGATTATCACCACCGAACTCCGTCGTCGTCCGACAACACTGGTAGGAAGCCTAGAGGGAGGCCTCCAGGGTCCAAAAACAAGCCCAAGCCACCCATTGTTATAACCAGAGATAGTAACTCGACTATGAAGCCAGTGATTCTCGAGATCTCCGCTGGTTCTGATATTATTGATGCCATTATCAGCTTTGCTCGTACACACAGTGTTGGTGTTAGTATTATCAGTGCTACTGGGTCTGTTTCAAATGTCACGCTCTGCCATCCTGTATCTCACGCGCCAGCGCTATCTCTTCATGGACCCTTTTCTCTACTCTCTTTGTCTGGCTCATTTATTGCCTCTAGTACTCTATCTTCTAACAAAACAAGCCAATCATCTTCATTGTCAACGTCACCGTCTCCTTCCTTGTCTTCTTCTGGTTCGTTCGGTGTAACTCTTGCGGGGGCACAAGGGCAAGTTTTCGGAGGGAAAGTAGGAGGGAAAGTAATGGCCGCAACGCTGGTGATTGTGGCGGCCGCTACGTTTGTAAACCCTGAGTTCCACATGCTGCCGGGTGAAGGTGATAATAAGGACCATAATCAGGAATCCAAGCCTTCTACACATGGTTGCGTTGCTGGTGGTGTAACCGAGTCTTGCACTTCTACTGGCTTGTCCATGCCTGTTTATGGAGTCTCAAGTCCCACTCCCCTCAATTTTCAAATTCCTCCTGATGTTATGCCTTGGGGTCCTTCCTCACGTCCTTATTGA